TTTGGATCCATATGCCTGAAGCAGATTGCGACACGTTTCACTCACGAGCGTGCTCTTGAATCTTCTGCCCCATCACGAGGCGGGATGCGCGCAGTGATTGACCGGGTTAGTATAGCTGGCTGCCCTGGTCAGGCTCGACACTTTGATCTTTTTCTTACGCTATTTTAGCTACCTCTTGCACTGACACTCGACATAAGCATCACGAACAACCTTGGCAAGGCCGACGCGCCCGATACCGCAATCGCGCTCAGGTGCGTACGCTCAACACTTAAAACGCGATCTCCGTGCGCAGGCAGACAGGACGACCGATTGACGACCGATCCTCGATGCCGCAGCTTCTCGACCACAATCGTGTAAATGCTCTGCCGTGCGGCTGGCCCACGGTGCTTACGATGCGCCTCCACTAGCGAACATCGAACAACGCGGTTCGCTTCCGGGGCTGTAAAGGACGTACCGGGATCCTGTTACGCGGACGATACTCCCTTAGGTTCCTTTGCGTAGAGCTGCAGCCGTGTGCGAGCGCCACCCCGAATTATGAACCAACCAGCCTAGGGCTATTATTGTACGACGAGCACCGTGCGAGTCACAACCGTTCCGGCACGCGAACGAGCATGAACTGTTTCTTGGTGCGGGATCAACCCTCGGACGGTCTCGGCATCAACGTAGCGCGAGCTGCGTTCGCTCTCTCTGCAGGTCCGGAACCCTACCAGAAACATACGGCATCGCGCGCTTCGGGAGCATAGAGAGTAACCGCGTTGCTGCACGctaagatgtttttttttgttcttcagcCCCACCCCGATCCGCACTATGGGCCCAATCCGTATCGACAGCTCAGGAAGagtttaaactttttttgtcgaacTTTGGTTACTGAAAGATAAAACAATGTTACGTTGAAATGCAGCTCGTTTTATTTGTACTTGTTATTATAAAATACGCCAAATACTTACCACAACAGTACTACAGGGTCGTCTTTCGACCGGTTTCTCTGTGTACAGCAGCATGATGttaaaagtaaaattaaaaaaatctatatgtTACGATAATCATTTGCTTTCTTTAGCAatactaaataaataataatcaataaaCAACAATGAAATTATGATCAATATATAACAAACATTTGCATTATGCTGAATGTATATACCGGATTGATTGTCGATACCGccgatacagggttttacaggGGTTCTTGTTCATAGTTCAGTATGCATGTGTTCTGGCTTGCTAACGTACGCGCATCGTTCAGCCAGTTCCAAAGCACATTGAAGTTATTGGACACTTTCTTGAATCTTTCTTATGCTATATGAAAATGATATGAAGGAAATTTGATTCGATGGCACCCTTTTTAGACATCTGGAAATTCGTATTGGATTTGTCCTACAAGGGTGGTATAAAGTCCAATTCCCagtacattaagttcatttcacggaAGAAAGAgccaataaagtgtcccacagctttgtgaactcctggaaaatcctataagttaattaaaattgtGCAACGCACATGTTCACTTCAAAATTAAACCGAAGTGATTGAAAATTTAAGTTTAATCTATGTAATATAATGCTGCTTTCTATACACAACAGTATTGTCATCAAGGGGATGGTAAGGGATGTGGTTCcattaaatggaaaaaatatatCGTTGAACAAATTTATTGGTTTTAATGTTCTCCTCCCGTCTACTCAGGTATAAAGATATCTAATGCACAATAAAGTTTCATTTTGTAGTtcgatttttatgtgttttttttttgttatcgcTCTGGTTCCCTCCCTCTCTATCtcacttttctttctttacagTTACATCTAAGTGGTTTAAGTTGTTTAGTCGTCTCTGCACATAGTCCCGCGATTCGTAATTTAACATCACATTCCCTAAACATTTCAAACCGGTGTTAAACCGAAGGCTCTGTTATTTAAATCTACGTTAtagttgttttaatttaaatcgatACTTCCGATCCTCTTGACATCGAACCAAATCACCAATTGGGTTGCAAAACTAATCAAAGTATAAAGGGAAGCTATTgagggaaaataattttaccaTTTGCTAGGATTGCTGTCGTTTGATTAATTTAGATGGCTTTAAATTTAGAGAAGCATACTTATCTCACTCAGAATTTCGGGTCCCTACcatatttgtttcaaaatatgTTATTCGTTTTGCTGAATCTATGATCTAGCTGGATACCTAGTAAAATTGGTGAGGAAattgtgaaaattgataaatgAAACTTTAAcgttaaagaaaaacaagcgCCATACTATGTAATACAATGTGGAACAACAACCAAAGCACGGAGAAAACTACCAAAGGATAATAACGATATCAAGTTAAACCGGGAAGATTATTATGTGTTTATGAATGATAAGTTCAAGTGTAACACAGATTGACTGAAATGCGTTCGAAAAGGCGCGGTTGGATAGGATGCTTCAGACACTCTTGCATCTGAATGTATAGCGTAATTTTAGTATAGTATGTAATTGTCCAATACTGAATCCAAAATAACTCGAATGGCCAACGGCCATTAAAAACAACTCTTTTCGCCTTTTGCGTGAATATAATCATTAAAGGTAGCACaattttgagattcattccTCTGCACACAGAAAGAAGCAATGCTTCTCGTTTTGATTGAAACAGTCCCAACGAATGCATATCCTGTGCTCGGATAACGGACACCCGTCAAGGATGTCGCCCACCCTGGATAGCGGTACCCACCATTTCAATACATTCCGCCCCAGAGAGTAGGCAAGCTTGATATATAAGAACAGGATTGATCATGGTACAAACTTACACTGACCGCGGGCGTCACTAGCCTTCGTCACTTTCTACGATCGGCaactgccgccaccgccggaaCAATCCGGCCGCAGTCGGCTCCTCGGCTGCTGTCCGCTCGCGAGCGTTCCGGCCGCATTGCGTGCCGAGGTGTCCCCGTACTGAATGCCACTGCCAATCCGTTCCGGATCGAGCTCTCCCGTTTCGATCTTCGCAAGGATGGTTTTGGAGCATTTCAGGAATGCCTCCTCTACGTTTTCACCCGTCTTGGCACTCGTCTCTAGAAAGATGAGCTCGTTCTCCTGCGCAAAGTTGCTCGCCTCCAGGAACGTGACCTCGCGATCCTCTTCCagatcttttttgtttcccacGAGCAGTATGCAGATGTTCTGGCTTGCCAACGTACGCGCATCGTTCAGCCAGTTCCAGAGCACATTGAAGCTGTCCCGTGAGGTCGTATCGTACACCAGcaaagcaccagcagcaccacgatAGTACGACCGCGTCACCGATCGAAAACGCTCCTGTCCAGCCGTATCCCAAATCTGTAGCTTTATCGATTTGCCGCCGACATTAACGATCCGGGATCCAAATTCGACCCCGATTGTATGTGAGCTGTCCTCCTTAACTGCACATTCGGCCCGCCGAGCATGAAAAAAATACGcacagaaaataaaacaacacgaGATTGTTACTGCTGAAACTTAAGGTT
This is a stretch of genomic DNA from Anopheles merus strain MAF chromosome 2R, AmerM5.1, whole genome shotgun sequence. It encodes these proteins:
- the LOC121589656 gene encoding ras-related protein Rab-4B, which gives rise to MSESYDYLFKFLIIGRAGSGKSCLLHHFIENKFKEDSSHTIGVEFGSRIVNVGGKSIKLQIWDTAGQERFRSVTRSYYRGAAGALLVYDTTSRDSFNVLWNWLNDARTLASQNICILLVGNKKDLEEDREVTFLEASNFAQENELIFLETSAKTGENVEEAFLKCSKTILAKIETGELDPERIGSGIQYGDTSARNAAGTLASGQQPRSRLRPDCSGGGGSCRS